In the genome of Elephas maximus indicus isolate mEleMax1 chromosome 6, mEleMax1 primary haplotype, whole genome shotgun sequence, one region contains:
- the TMEM177 gene encoding transmembrane protein 177 — protein sequence MAGPLWWAAVFIQRHRTGVLVSSCAGLFGAQVSYHLFPDPVVQWLYQYWPQGQPAPLSLDLQSLFQEVLQDMGVPSGHCYKAFTTFTFQPVSAGFPRLPGGAVVGIPANFLGGTVTNTGQPVVVHGQRVDWHSPEGARLRDALTLSHDAQKFALAREVVYLESSAAALQSLPAPACLAGTWALGVGVKQALGLYGGPMNLRAAFNLVIAVVGFVAYTFSMDSLTHTLEAWLDRRTASLSIAYARGGVEFYEKILSGNLALRSLLGRRGEKLYTPSGNINPRHLFRIKHLPYTVRRDSVLQMWRVALSPGQS from the coding sequence ATGGCTGGTCCCCTGTGGTGGGCTGCAGTGTTTATACAGAGACACAGGACAGGCGTCTTGGTATCTTCCTGCGCAGGACTGTTTGGGGCCCAAGTCTCATATCACCTCTTCCCAGATCCTGTGGTCCAGTGGCTGTACCAGTACTGGCCTCAGGGCCAGCCCGCCCCACTCTCCCTGGACCTGCAGAGCCTCTTCCAGGAGGTGCTTCAGGACATGGGCGTCCCCTCAGGCCACTGCTACAAGGCCTTCACCACCTTCACCTTCCAGCCAGTGAGTGCCGGCTTCCCACGGCTCCCAGGTGGGGCCGTGGTGGGCATCCCTGCCAACtttctgggtggcacagtgaCCAACACTGGCCAGCCTGTGGTGGTACATGGGCAAAGAGTGGACTGGCACAGCCCAGAAGGTGCCCGGCTGAGAGATGCCCTGACCCTGTCCCATGATGCCCAGAAGTTTGCCTTGGCCAGGGAGGTGGTGTACCTGGAGAGCAGTGCAGCTGCCCTGCAGTCCCTGCCAGCCCCAGCTTGCCTGGCAGGGACCTGGGCACTGGGTGTGGGTGTCAAGCAGGCACTGGGGCTCTATGGAGGCCCCATGAACTTACGGGCTGCGTTCAACTTGGTGATAGCAGTAGTGGGCTTTGTGGCCTATACCTTCTCCATGGACTCACTCACTCATACCCTGGAAGCGTGGCTGGACCGCCGCACGGCCTCCCTGTCCATAGCCTATGCCCGAGGGGGCGTGGAGTTCTATGAGAAGATTCTGTCAGGCAACCTGGCCCTGCGCAGTCTCCTGGGCAGACGTGGGGAGAAACTGTATACGCCCAGTGGAAACATCAACCCCAGACACTTGTTCCGCATCAAACATCTACCCTATACGGTCCGCCGGGACTCTGTGCTGCAGATGTGGAGGGTGGCCCTCAGCCCAGGCCAGTCCTGA